A single region of the Mercenaria mercenaria strain notata chromosome 6, MADL_Memer_1, whole genome shotgun sequence genome encodes:
- the LOC123550177 gene encoding uncharacterized protein LOC123550177: MIITEDDCGRVRLVSVNGTSEETAYSQDLNKYFWREICYDQNEAGVCVGGYFIDLVVKTDRRIITEDGDSVDLTSVPWASIAADLKTVFGRDFKDPELRFEEIGKGCIF, from the exons ATGATTATCACAGAGGACGATTGTGGAAGAGTTCGACTCGTTAGTG TAAATGGAACAAGTGAGGAAACCGCTTACAGTCAAGATTTAAACAAATACTTCTGGCGGGAAATATGCTATGATCAAAATGAGGCTGGAGTGTGTGTAGGTGGATACTTCATTGACCTTGTGGTAAAAACCGACAGACGCATCA TTACCGAGGATGGCGATTCCGTTGATCTGACATCAGTTCCTTGGGCTTCTATAGCTGCAGATCTAAAGACAGTTTTTGGAAGAGATTTTAAAGATCCGGAACTTCGGTTTGAAGAAATTGGAAAGG GCTGTATCTTCTAG